From Lytechinus variegatus isolate NC3 chromosome 16, Lvar_3.0, whole genome shotgun sequence, the proteins below share one genomic window:
- the LOC121429754 gene encoding chromodomain-helicase-DNA-binding protein 1-like, with amino-acid sequence MERIKAKISSIDDRGTTSDRISAEKFSDLGLKDITLRPYQLEGANWMIQRFHRKHGCILGDEMGLGKTCQTISLLVYILGSELECSEDPALVVSPLSVMGNWQDELKRFAPHLKVVSYTGEKTYRGELRHELRSMENVNVILTTYEICLKDESFFQKFSWSALIVDEAHRLKNQNSLLHQSLKELDVRHIVLLTGTPIQNNLRELYALLSFVAPRVFRPSLADKFVETYEDISDDEVKDELHSMLLPFLLRRTKSEVVLDLPKKSEVILFHGLTGLQKKLYKAILTKDHAAFEQQIDVVGVPRTKTSLMNTLMQLRKCVNHPYIFDGVEPEPFELGEHLVECSGKLHLLDKLLMFLWQQGHKVLLFSQMTRMLDILQDYLAFRGYEYERLDGSVRGEERYLAVKNFNQRDDTFAFLLSTKAGGQGLNLVGADTVIFVDSDYNPQNDLQAAARAHRIGQTRPVKIIRLIGRDSVEELILRRADEKLKLTNDVIEGGKFSLGTANSGLAENATQLSDMLKFGLEKLLQSDESSVKDLQLQEILGGSAGGEWMPDERNDEEEEKMEEEEEGSDEEKDHMYMFEGKDYSKETSAADKKAFDEMMSAQIALIQEEASGSRAMRKNRGQRGDTLEMMSVLPMVARKRKQLTEEEKAERKKKREENAAKKAKMMEEAEIQRAEERRRRMKEMWEARGYESSNIAMETDDDDDEGSEEGDDEEEGVALRYVRGDVTHPVNTNDQNAIVVHCVDDSGSWGRGGLFTALARRSPQPERLYELAGKMRDLNLGDAHLIPIDDIESRDAGNDWVALIVAQHRDKNNYLSGIKLTALDKGLQRLYKAAKKHNATVHLPRIGHSTPAFNWYGTERLIRKHLASRGIQTSIYYYPRKGNKPRRPAPQDDDDNDDDSKPSTSSSHRSHRHSNQDDSGEENEKERSGLADFLSGVSVCIHQGVEGEKERKKLRRYIVAHNGDVDEECSDKTTHLIIPEGFHEDISDLNKFSSLQVVTADWLWDSVAKQRKQPERDYIIN; translated from the exons ATGGAGAGAATAAAGGCAAAGATTTCAAGTATAGATGACCGGGGAACGACTTCTGACCGCATTTCAGCAGAAAAGTTCTCCGATTTGGGATTGAAAG aCATCACTCTTCGCCCGTATCAGTTGGAAGGAGCAAACTGGATGATTCAGCGTTTTCACAGGAAACATGGTTGCATTCTGGGAGATGAGATGGGACTTGGGAAAACATGCCAG ACCATCTCTCTGCTTGTATACATCCTTGGATCTGAGCTGGAGTGTAGTGAGGATCCAGCTTTAGTTGTAAGTCCCCTTTCTGTGATGGGAAACTGGCAAGATGAATTGAAAAG gTTTGCTCCTCATTTGAAAGTAGTATCTTACACAGGAGAGAAGACATATCGAGGTGAACTCCGCCATGAGCTTCGCTCCATGGAAAATGTCAATGTCATTTTGACAACTTATGAG ATTTGCCTGAAGGATGAATCATTTTTCCAGAAGTTTTCTTGGTCAGCGCTGATCGTGGATGAGGCTCATCGTCTGAAGAACCAGAATTCTCTTCTTCATCAGTCTCTTAAAGAG CTTGATGTCAGGCACATAGTCCTGTTGACGGGAACACCGATTCAGAACAACCTGCGGGAACTCTACGCCCTTCTTTCCTTCGTGGCCCCTCGGGTCTTCAGGCCAAGTTTAGCCGACAAGTTTGTGGAGACCTATGAAGATATCAGTGATGATGAAG tgAAAGATGAGCTTCACTCTATGCTCCTACCTTTTCTGCTGAGACGAACTAAGTCAGAAGTAGTCCTTGACCTGCCAAAGAAATCAGAG GTGATTCTTTTCCATGGATTGACTGGACTCCAGAAGAAATTATACAAAGCTATCCTCACAAAGGATCATG CTGCTTTCGAGCAACAGATTGATGTTGTTGGAGTCCCTCGCACCAAGACAAGTTTGATGAATACCCTTATGCAGCTTCGCAAGTGTGTCAATCATCCATATATCTTTGATG GTGTGGAACCCGAGCCATTTGAACTAGGAGAGCATCTGGTTGAATGCTCAGGCAAGCTTCACCTTCTTGACAAACTGTTGATGTTTCTATGGCAACAGGGTCACAAGGTACTTCTCTTCTCCCAGATGACCCGAATGCTGGACATTCTGCAAGATTACCTGGCTTTCAGAG GTTATGAGTATGAGCGCCTGGATGGCTCGGTCCGTGGGGAAGAACGCTATCTGGCGGTGAAGAACTTCAACCAGCGAGACGATACCTTTGCGTTCCTTCTCAGCACAAAGGCCGGAGGTCAAGGGTTGAACCTGGTCGGAGCAGACACAGTCATCTTTGTAGATAGTGATTACAATCCTCAGAATGACCTTCAGGCGGCTGCAAGGGCCCATAGGATTGGTCAAACAAG GCCTGTGAAGATCATTCGACTGATTGGGAGAGACTCTGTCGAGGAGCTCATCCTCCGAAGAGCAGATGAGAAGTTGAAACTGACCAACGATGTCATAGAGGGGGGCAAATTTTCCCTTGGAACAGCCAATAGTGGCCTAGCTGAAAATGCTACCCAg CTTTCAGACATGTTGAAGTTTGGCCTTGAGAAGCTTCTACAGTCCGATGAGAGTTCAGTCAAGGACCTTCAGCTCCAGGAGATCCTTGGAGGTAGCGCTGGAGGAGAATGGATGCCGGATGAAAGAaatgatgaggaggaagagaagatggaggaggaggaggagggatcAGACGAAGAAAAAG ATCATATGTACATGTTTGAAGGGAAGGACTATTCTAAAGAAACGAGCGCAGCAGACAAGAAAGCATTTGATGAAATGATGTCAG ctcaaatagctttgatccaggaAGAGGCGAGTGGATCAAGAGCAATGAGAAAGAATCGAGGCCAAAGGGGAGATACATTAGAGATGATGTCAGTGTTACCTATGGTAGCCAGAAAGAGAAAACAGCTGACGGAGGAAGAGAAGGCAGAACGAAAGAAAAAG AGAGAAGAGAATGCTGCTAAGAAAGCCAAGATGATGGAGGAAGCAGAGATACAGAGAGCAGAAGAGAGAAGACGAAGAAT GAAAGAGATGTGGGAAGCCAGAGGCTACGAGAGTTCAAACATCGCCATGGaaacagatgatgatgatgatgaagggtCGGAGGAGGGAGATGATGAAGAGGAGGGTGTGGCCCTTAGATACGTCAGGGGGGATGTGACTCACCCAGTGAATACCAATGATCAGAATGCTATTGTGGTCCATTGTGTTG ACGACAGTGGGAGTTGGGGGCGTGGAGGTTTGTTCACTGCCCTTGCCCGTCGATCACCACAACCTGAACGCCTTTATGAACTTGCTGGCAAAATGAGAG ATCTGAATTTAGGAGATGCCCATCTCATTCCGATCGATGACATTGAGAGCAGGGATGCTGGTAACGATTGGGTTGCCCTGATTGTAGCGCAGCACCGGGACAAGAACAACTATCTGAGTGGCATTAAGCTGACGGCACTTGACAAAGGCCTGCAGAGACTCTACAAGGCAGCTAAGAAACACAACG CAACTGTCCATCTACCTCGTATCGGTCATTCTACACCTGCGTTTAATTGGTATGGCACCGAGAGGCTGATCCGGAAACACCTTGCATCGAGAGGCATTCAGACCTCTAT TTATTATTATCCAAGGAAAGGTAATAAACCAAGAAGACCCGCTCCACaggatgacgatgataatgatgatgacagcaAGCCATCGACTTCATCCTCTCATAGAAGCCATCGTCATAGCAACCAAGATGATAGTGGAGAGGAGAATGAGAAAGAGAGGAGCGGTCTCGCCGATTTTCTGTCAGGTGTTTCCGTCTGCATCCATCAAGGTGttgaaggagaaaaggaaaggaagaaactTCGTAGATACATCGTAGC TCATAACGGTGATGTAGATGAAGAATGTTCTGACAAGACGACGCATCTTATTATTCCTGAAGGCTTTCACGAG